The nucleotide sequence GCAAACAGattgaaaatatgttttttacATTGTCGCTTGAGCAATTAACATAAAGTACAGAAGTGTGGGGCTGTTATGCATGTCACACTAATAAACTTCCTTCAATTTCTCGATTTAGACTTAGAAATCGTAAAAAATTTCCCTTTAATTTCTGTACAATGGTTACCAATCATTCATCTGTATGAGTCTCAGTTTATCCCACCATCAACTGTGTGAGTTCTCGCACCTAGCATGTCCCACTAGCAAGAACCTAAAAGGCTCATTTTAATCGATGATTAATTACTACAGTTCAAAAACGAGGAGCTCTTTATTAATCCTTAAGATTGAAGAGTTCCTTCAAGAAAACATGTAGACAAAAAGACATTCCCAGAAGAAAACAGGGGTAGTGATATCAAACCTGTTACCACCTAACACCCAACTTAGTGTCAAGGGCATTACTCTTTCAACAATAAGTCTTCCACCGACTCTTCCTGGATGTGGTATCCGAAACTTTGTCAAGAACTGCATGATAAGAAGTGCCACTATTAACCATTCAAAATTCATGTGGATGTATTAAGTGTGActtttcatcttttctttttcttttacctACCGATAACGGACCAAGTCCAACGCCCAGATAAGCCTTGTAAGTTGAAGCCATAATTGCAGCCATTCTTGCCATTCCATGGATAATTGCAACCCGAAGTTTTCTAGCACTCTCATATCTGTGGAAAACAAATCAGAAAGCACAAGTAAGTAGGAAGTCTGTGGAAGATAAATCAGTTCAATTGGAACTGGGAGTTCAAGTCGCCTTAAGTCGTAGCAAGGCGAAATATGGGTCTGTTGATCATTCATAATCCAAAATAGGCTTCATTCCTCGGGTAATGGCAATGTTAAAATGTACAAGCAGAGAACTATGTACCCAGATTACCAGTCGGAAGTCCTTCAGGGCCCAGATACCCAGCTAACAATGTATGTTATATGTAGGATCACATATCCCATCTACTGGAATATTGTGTCTCCCATGTTGTGCGTATACACGAGTTTTTTCCCACCAATTCAACTCAATAATTACCCTCAATAATTTGAGGTCCTATGGGGCGTTCAATGAATGCCTGAAACACGTAAAAAGGTACTTTAATTTACATGATGTTTGGTTAGATACCTTCTCAGAGAAGAAACAATATCAATAGGAACTCCAGACTCAATACTCTGATTCCATGCTTTATCAATCTCCAAAGCAAGTTGATAGCCATCCTGTTTAATGAAAGTATGTTAGCATAATTCAGAATCACCAGATGCAGGCTGCAAGACCTTCTCGGCAGTATATAACAATAAAAAGAAGTGTCACAGTTGACATTCAAGATAATCCTTAAATTAGTACCAAATGACATATGTAGGGACTCAAAAGTACCAAAAACAATTATGGAACTTACTAATGACATCAGATAATCCAGGGATATGTCATATGGTTAAAATACGAAAGGAACATTGATTAGAACATGGCTGTAAATTACTAGTAATTGATAGTCTTAAATAGAACTAAGAAGGTTTTAAATCAAGTCAAATACAGGTATACCTCAATGGCCATGCATCCCCCTTGGCCCAAATTAGGCTGCATGGCATGGATAGAATCTCCGAGCAATGTCACACGGCCTCTTCCCCAAGTTAACACCGGATTCCTGTCGTATATGTCGCGTCGAAGAATTGCATCTTCGTCTGTAGCAAGTAACAAATCTAGCACATTATCACACCAACCCTCGAAAATCTGCAAcaatcttttctttttacctACAAAAGATCAAGAAGAAGGAATCAAAAAGTTATCCAGCGTTGTTTTCTTCACCAAGAAAGTCCTTCTGAGTCGAATGAATTAGTGCACATGAACATCCTGACACCCTATAGAAGACCTATGTTCACTTTTATAATGTGCAATTTTAGGATTTCAAAAGTGACACAGTACAGAAGTAATACCAAATATATGATTTTCAAAACATTCAATTTAATTCAACTGATGTATGATGATTTACCATTGGGATCATCCACGCCACCAGGTGCCTCCTTATGGAACGCATACCACTGCATCTTCCCAGCACCAACATCTGAAGATACAAAGTATTGTTTGTGTCCCAGGAATACTCGATAGCTTCAGAACAGATGATCAGCACCAGCATATCCACCAATCAAATAAATGATAGTCGAAGAAACTATATAAAACTTGAATGAAATAACCTATGACAATATAAGAAGTTGAATGGTAGCAAGAAAGTAACATGTTGCATACCCCACAGACTCAATATCAGCAGGCACAAAATCACAGATACCGGTATAACAAGTGTAGTCTGAGTATATGGCTTCCTGTGGTCCAAACAAATTCTTCCTCACCTACAAAAATTCAAGATCAATTTAAAATTATCTCAGCAATAGAAATTAATCATCCACATCTGTCCAACAATGAAGAGAAAAACCCAGTCGCTGCGGCAAGTACCACACCAAGTTGTAATGCAGGTCATCATCAGTGCACCATTTACAATTATTCCAACAAGTAAATTACTTTGTTCTGTTCGTAATGCCAATGAAAAATAGTAATAAATATAGTAAATACCTTCGACCATATGCCATCTGCTCCAACTAGAAGGTCGCCTTCATATTGTTGCCCATCCTCAAGAACCACTGTGACCTACACATTGAAATTaccacaaaaggtgaaaaaaaaaatcaaactaagAGCTGTCAAAGTCCAAGGCACCGCAAGATCAAGTGGATAGTCCATTAAGAATGAAAGCAATTAAATGGCGAAGAATCCACCGCTCATTTTATGAGGGACAATGATGTAAAAGAAGGAAATAATCAGCTGGTCAACACAGACAGGTTCCTGAAACTAAACGGTCATATCACCTTATCTCCATGATCCTCAAAATTAACAACATTGCTTCCATTTAAAATGACATCTTCCCCAACTGCGCGAGCTAGGATTTGTTGCAGAGACATTCGGCTAATAACTCTTGTGACTGGAAGCCCTCTTTCCGCAGCAGGAGTGAATGTATCAAACTTGacatacctgataaccaattaTGTATTATTTAATGCAAGTGGTTCAAAACAATCCAAGTACAATTTGTTTATAAGCTCAATTAtctacaagaaaagaaatatgTTGCCGACATCTTCACATAAGAATTTAGTGGTGCAAGCAAGATTGGTATCCCCGCCGGGGGAAGAAGGGACATCCAGGACATAAACAAATCAGACTAATATGAACATCGATACCATGAACCGCAAATATCACACTCCactaaaatacaataaatgtaatgGGCCAAACTTAAATTAAATCACAATTGGTCTTGAAAAACAGGAAACAGTAACATgctagaagaaagaaaaaaacagaagaagaaagcaTTTTCCAACCCAGAACAGAGAgtataagaaattgaatttctaCCGTAagtaaatcaatagaataacaaaaatattgagcaagaattgaaaaaaaaaatcataccaAGTACCAGAAACTCCATCAACCAGGCCATTAACCCGATCCCCAGTGATGCAACCAACCTCATAGACTTCCTCAGCAACCTGGGTATCAATAGCCTCCAAAGCAGCCAATGCATTACTCTGTATCTGAATTGGGCCCCTGTACTGCCCCTCCCCCCTTATAGCACTCAAATCCTTCTCAAACACCACCACTTCAAATCCCTTCTTTTTAGCCGCTAGAGCAAAAACCAACCCACCAATCCCACCCCCAGCGACCAACACCCTCAATTTTCTCTTCTCTGGCTGATTTGATTGATTCCCTTTTGAGTCACTGATAGTAGGTGCCTCTGTTACTGCGGCTCTAATCATTCTCCGCTTCTTGTCATATTGATCACCACTTCTTCTGCTTCCAAATTGATGGTTAAAATTAGCGTGTAAAGAAAGGGAGGATCCTAACTGGGATTCTTTCGGGTAATGGGTTCTTCCGAAAAGTGCAGTTGCAGGGTTAATCGAGACGCAGAACAAAGTGGATGCCAttattttttcttggtttcacAGTGAAGAGCTTTCTTGCTCTGGTTTTCAACAACAGAATGAAGAATTCACAAACAATTCCGCAAAAGAAAAGTACTTatgcagggaaaaaaaatgttaaattgggaagaaaaaaaacttatgGGTTTGGTTTCCTGGTGAGGAAgggagagaaatagagagatcGACTCAGTAAAGCCAATCCATCTATGAAATTGAAGCGGCACCAATCATGGAGATACCCGGTGCCATGTGGCGCGAGCAGAAAGAAAACATCTTTGACAGACGTTGATGTTTCTGTGGTGGTCGTTAACACATTCttatttattactattttgtaCTATAAATTAAGGAAAAGCACTCACATGCCGAACCACATAAAATAGGGGATTTATTGGTCTTTTTGAAGTTTATGCGCctcttaaaataataaaataattcttCCATGGATGGACTGAACTGAAGCTATCCATCCATCACTGGATGAAACTGTCATTTCGAAGAGAGTCAATTTTACACATAACATACACTTCCAGTTATTGTGAAACACGTGTGTGGTTGAAAAATGACTAAATCTGGTCCAATAGTGGAATCACCATTAACAGTTCCAGTTCCAGTTCCAGTTCCTTCTAATGCGCCACACATTGCAATTGCAATGGAAAGGAAATAAGGAACCCATGACGCAACGCAACTAGTGCAATCGCACAGAAGTTGCTTTAGAGATTTGACTGGTGTGACTTGAGGAAGAAATCTAATGTAAAACAACCATAATGTTGGGCTAAGAAATCATTGTAGTTTTCGTGCAGTTTTAATCACATTTGTATAATATGTTTATCAAATTTAACGCTTAGTAAAAATCATTGTAGTTTTCGTGTAGTTTTTGTCACAAAACATCCAGTATGTttatcataattttttaaatttgataaatgGATTTGTTATGGCCCCTGCCGGGGTAATTTCTAATATATAGAGTCTTTCAGCACCAACTAATACTATACCCAAGATTAGTTCCTtaagaaaattcaaattcaactcGACCTCTACTAACATTATTTACTAGAAAGATTCAAGCCTTAAATCCCTAATGTTGTGAATATCTAGTTATCTACCCTAGCCCCCTTCTCCATTGGGCCTTCATAAAAAAAAGGAGGCTTATGCTTGGGCTTGACTTGTTAATATAAAGTGCTTCTG is from Tripterygium wilfordii isolate XIE 37 chromosome 14, ASM1340144v1, whole genome shotgun sequence and encodes:
- the LOC120014403 gene encoding zeaxanthin epoxidase, chloroplastic isoform X2; amino-acid sequence: MASTLFCVSINPATALFGRTHYPKESQLGSSLSLHANFNHQFGSRRSGDQYDKKRRMIRAAVTEAPTISDSKGNQSNQPEKRKLRVLVAGGGIGGLVFALAAKKKGFEVVVFEKDLSAIRGEGQYRGPIQIQSNALAALEAIDTQVAEEVYEVGCITGDRVNGLVDGVSGTWYVKFDTFTPAAERGLPVTRVISRMSLQQILARAVGEDVILNGSNVVNFEDHGDKVTVVLEDGQQYEGDLLVGADGIWSKVRKNLFGPQEAIYSDYTCYTGICDFVPADIESVGYRVFLGHKQYFVSSDVGAGKMQWYAFHKEAPGGVDDPNGKKKRLLQIFEGWCDNVLDLLLATDEDAILRRDIYDRNPVLTWGRGRVTLLGDSIHAMQPNLGQGGCMAIEDGYQLALEIDKAWNQSIESGVPIDIVSSLRRYESARKLRVAIIHGMARMAAIMASTYKAYLGVGLGPLSFLTKFRIPHPGRVGGRLIVERVMPLTLSWVLGGNSSKLEGRASSCRLSDRANDELSRWLRDDEALERAVNGEWYLLPWGNETVVSGPICLIRDENKPCIIGSIPHESFPGSSLVLPSPQVSKTHARISYKDGAFFLIDLRSEHGTFITDNEGRRYRVPQNLPTRIRSSGMIEFGSDKQAVFRVKVMRTSPDSSPKRNEYEILQSV
- the LOC120014403 gene encoding zeaxanthin epoxidase, chloroplastic isoform X1, which produces MASTLFCVSINPATALFGRTHYPKESQLGSSLSLHANFNHQFGSRRSGDQYDKKRRMIRAAVTEAPTISDSKGNQSNQPEKRKLRVLVAGGGIGGLVFALAAKKKGFEVVVFEKDLSAIRGEGQYRGPIQIQSNALAALEAIDTQVAEEVYEVGCITGDRVNGLVDGVSGTWYVKFDTFTPAAERGLPVTRVISRMSLQQILARAVGEDVILNGSNVVNFEDHGDKVTVVLEDGQQYEGDLLVGADGIWSKVRKNLFGPQEAIYSDYTCYTGICDFVPADIESVGYRVFLGHKQYFVSSDVGAGKMQWYAFHKEAPGGVDDPNGKKKRLLQIFEGWCDNVLDLLLATDEDAILRRDIYDRNPVLTWGRGRVTLLGDSIHAMQPNLGQGGCMAIEDGYQLALEIDKAWNQSIESGVPIDIVSSLRRYESARKLRVAIIHGMARMAAIMASTYKAYLGVGLGPLSFLTKFRIPHPGRVGGRLIVERVMPLTLSWVLGGNSSKLEGRASSCRLSDRANDELSRWLRDDEALERAVNGEWYLLPWGNETVVSGPICLIRDENKPCIIGSIPHESFPGSSLVLPSPQVSKTHARISYKDGAFFLIDLRSEHGTFITDNEGRRYRVPQNLPTRIRSSGMIEFGSDKQAVFRVKVMRTSPDSSPKRNEYEILQSV